In Centroberyx gerrardi isolate f3 chromosome 7, fCenGer3.hap1.cur.20231027, whole genome shotgun sequence, the sequence TATGATTTGGCTTATCTCTCTGTGCTGCCAATCACAGTCAGCCATTTCTGTAACCTTTCTTCCTGTCATGTGAGtgtctcacctctccctccccctctctcccaggcaTACTCCCAGGATGCCTACCTGAGGGGCAACGAGCCTTACTCAGGGGGAGCCCAGAACCTCCCGACACCGCCTCCCCTCTGTTACCCACGCACCAAGACCCAGCCCCCCGCTGGAGCCCCCCCGCCCGCCCCTATGGGCCAAAACCAGCTGGATAACTGGAGTCGCTGGCCAGGCTCCTCCAGCCCCTCTTCACCTCTGGACAACCGCTCCGGCGTGGGCAGCCCGGCCAGCTGGCAGGAGGGGCGGGCAGGAGAGCCGGGGGGCGTGGGTCACAGCAGCCCCGCCCACCGCACAGAGGAGATCCAGTACGGTATGACCAGCCAGCAGCCTCAGGGCCAGACCAGGGGGCGCTCctactcttcttcttcctcgtcGGGAGGTCTTCTGTCCAGCCCGCTGCAAGTCCACTACCCCAACCACAACACTGCCAGCTCCTCCCAGGCTCAGCCACGGAAGTCCAGCCCGGCCTGGACCAGCCCGCCCCCGCCCCAGCTCAGCCACGGCCGCACTGAGCGCTGCCAACAGGCCCTCTCTGACTGGTACTACAGCCAGCTGCCTGAGCGCTCAGGACGCAGCATGCAGACCCGCCACCGCAGCTACTCTCAGGACCGGCTTAGTGAGACGAGGAGGCAGCACCAGCGGACAGGTGGCTGGCCGCACAGTGCCTCCcaggacacactgctgctgctacagcaGTCAGGACCGGGGCCCCACGGAGACCCCTATTGGTCCTATGTAGATTGGGAGGGGGCCTCGGGCAGAGGCCACCCTGCCTCCAACTACGCCCGAACGCGCTCTGAGAACCTGCTGGCCCAGTACGATCGCTACGGCCGTTCCTTAGAGACGCTGGACCATCCAGCGGCCGGACTGGTCTCACCTCGCTTCGAGAGGCCCTCATGGCACCAGCAGGCCCCCCAGCCGCCACCTAGGACTGAAGCTTACCCGAGGCAGGGGAGCCATTACGGTGCCGCGCAGGCTCCTCCGACATCGCGACACACGCAGTCGCATCCTAAACACCATCCCCAAGCCCACACACAGGCCCAcgcccagccccagccccagccccagcagGCAGCCCCCCAGAGCAGGCGGCTACCCCCCGGACAGAGCATGGACGACCAGCCTGTGGGCTACCGCAGCTACAGCCCCTCTTTTTACCGCAAGACGGGCCGCATCATGCAGCAGGCCCACTCTTTCAGGGACCCTTCGTACTCTGGCCCTCACCTCAACTGGAACCCGACCCCCAAAACCAGCCCCCCGGAGGCCGCCCCTGTCCCCGCCATCACCTCTACCGCTTCCCCCTTGGCCTCCACCACACCCGAACCCCAGGACAGAGCGTACAGGCCCACCAAccatgagagggaaagagggtcGGTGGAGGGGCAGGCGGAGCTGGTGGCGCAGACCCAGGAAGTGGTGCTGAGGCAGAAACCTCCCACGGGGCGGAGGAACGCCCACGGCATGCGCCATCCCCACTACGCGCTGCCCATGGACGGCCTGGAGCCCCCCTTGTTTTCTCCAGAACCCCAGGACTCGGCGTCGGCCCCTCGGCCCGCAGCAGACGGAGCCCCGCGCAAACCAAACGGCAGCCTAGCCCCCCTTCCCATAGAGGATGACTCGCTGGCCTCCATCCCCTTCATAGGTAAGCAAGGATCTTCCAAGATTCACCCGGtgtccctcctccttctcaccTTAATCCCCTCTCCAAAAAAACACCAGCTGACCTTCAGATTTCATCGCTTCAATCCCAAACGTAATCCGTATTGAGTGTTTATTGAATGTTAGTGAAAGCTTAACTGAAAGGAAATGCAAAGCTATAATTCAGACACGATTATGAGAGTttggggaatgtgtgtgtgtccttaatTTCCTCCTTGTCTGTCTGCACAGGCTCCAGGCTCTTCTCTGATTCTGTTTCCATTCTCTCATTGAGaatctgttggtgtgtgtgtgtgtgtgtgtgtgtgtgtgtgtgtgtgtttatgtctgcgTATGTTTGTGTTGGGTAACGCTGGCACTTCCCACAGTTGTTGCAGACAGTATTAGTAGTTTGATTGAATCATATCTGATGGGAGTTCACTAATCCTCCTGCCtgctcctcagtctgtctctaaGGTCACCTCACCATGCTGAGGAAATGAGGTGGACTctgacttcctgtctgtgtgtgtgtgtgtgtgtgtgagagtgagagagtaatAGAAATATACCATAATTGCTGTAGTATGTCTGCCTGTCACCATCTGAAATGTCTCATCAGTTTGATTaatttttgaaatgtatttattttttccagtatAGGATTAAATTAgctgggtttttattttttttgcgaATTCTGATGtattgaattagaaaagctggATGGAAACAGCAAAATCCTATGAAAGTTCCTCAGTCTCATAAAAAattttgcagcagcagaaggtTCTTGTTGATAAACACATTATGCAATAAATAGCAACGGAAATGCATTCGTTGTATAAATAGGCTTGGCAGGATCGACCCGACAGATGTTTCAGTTTCATCACAAAACAGGTGGCTTTGGACATTAGTGTGTTGCTCCAACCTAGCTGATggaattcacattttattttttacatttcttcaatgatttgcataaaattcacttgacaattggatggaaacattaaattaaaatgaaatgaaaaccacaATGAGGATAAATTGATAGACAAGTGATGGACACAATACCCTACATTTGACACTGATCTTGCTATAATCTGATtaaacagtacagtacatacagtataagcaGTCACGCATGTATGTGAGGTTGTTAGTatgaatatgtacagtatgcccTGCATGTCGGTGTCAACGGGAGGTAACTGTGGTCGTGTCCCGACTTGTTCCCCGCTCTGCAAAGGCAGAAAGGAAGGGGCTCCGGAGGCTTCGGCGTGGCCAGCAGCTCGTATCACTCAACACAGACAGCAGCCATTAAGTCAAACCATAGGCAAACTAAGTTattcaggcaggcaggctgtgCGTCCATCAGCCTCAGGAAGACAACCGACGCTCGTCCTAACGCCGAATAGATTCAAATGAGCTGACTTGGAAGCTTTGACCCAACTTAGATATGTGAGCCGAGCCAAGCGAGGAACGAGAACGAGAAAGACgtttaaagagaaaaaaaacgaatGGATCAGCAAACCGGGAGGCAGAGCGCATTCTTGCCTCGTACCTTCAGCTGAATTAAGCGAAACTAGGCAGTGGGAGCTGCAGGCCGGGACACGTTTAATGACCAAAGACTGAAACTAGGCTAGTTTCTCCCCATAGACGGGGACtagctcctctcttctctctctctctctgtctccttatCTCTCTTGACAGAGATGCTGATATGATCCGGGCCTGTTTGGGAGCATGCGAGTTAATAGgctgttgttgttcttgttgttgtctGCAAAGCACGGATGTCTCAGAGGTAGCAAGCGGAGGAACACAAAGGCAGGCTGTGTCTGGTGGCGAATACGTTCTGCTGTCCTCTCGCGTGCAGATAATGAAAGTTTTCTCAACTTTCTCTTTACGCGCAGCCTCCCTCTTTGATCAATTATTTAGTATTCTTCTATCTGATAGCTCGTACTAAGTGAGTGCAACAGGAAGGGGCATGCAGCAGGCGACAGATCCAATATTTTCTTTCCACCGAACGAGTTACTCTGTACCCCACTTACAGTCTTTCAACATGAATCTAAGCTGTAAATTGCCGGGAGGTTTTTGTGGCGCTTCTTGTGTGGAACAGTAGGGGCCCATACACTCAGCTCCCACCCTCAATGCTGCTATTGTTTTCCGctggaagatgaagagagagagagagaggggggggggggggggggtcccagTCTATTAGTGTCTTTACTAGCTGGACCCTTCACACAGCAGACCGGGACCAAGGCCCACTGTATGTTCTCAATGACCTCTGTCTTCCTTCCATGGCCTCTCATCCCCTCTGTCTTGTTTCAGGCAtcagtcttctctctctttctctctctctctctctctctctctcactctttttacCTCTGTgttctctttatgtctctcatcaactctttctacctctccatctcttctggATTCCTGGttttcttgtctgtctcttcctctgtttaaCTCTCTTCAACCTCTGTAtgtgtttctgcctgtctctctctcttttcaactGTATCTATTGCTattgttgcttgtgtgtgtgtgtgtgtgtgtgtgtgcgcgcgcgcgcatgtgtgtgtggaggtgggtgTTCTCTTGGTTGATTTTAGTTCCTTTCTCTGTTCTGTTATGACATGTTTCactgaaaaacatcaaattcGGTTTCTCtttaactccctctctctttctctttctctctggccttcctgtctgtctcccaccctccttaactctctctccctctgtctatctctccctctctccctctatatctgtctctctcctgtctctcggGTGCTGAGCCCCTAGTGTCCATGTAGGATACGTGATGTAGAGCAGGGATAGCGGGTATCAGTGTGCTGTAGCATGTAGTTCCTCTCTGCAGGCCCGTCTCTGTCTCGTGGCTCTGAGCTCACTCTCTGGCTGCCTGTTAATGACGGCCTTTGTTAAACCCACAGCCCGGCTATTTCTGGGCCCTGCTGTAAACAGGCAGATTCCTCATCCCAGATTGGGAATGTTTTCCGCCTTATGTTGGGCCCTAGTATGCACAGGAGCGAAGGAGGCTGATAGAACGGCGAGGGTGGGAGATGGaggaaagccagagagagagagagaagaaaggcaagaagaaggagaaaagggaaTCGGAAAGAGAGGGGAATGCGAGGGATGCGCAGTGATCACAGGAGAAAATGCACGGGCAGAGAGGTAAGGGGAGAAGAGAGCGAAGCAGACCCGCCGGTGGAAGTGAGACGAAATGGAAAAgcgtgaaatgaaatgagaagcCGTAAGAAACCCTAATGTGAATTTTCAAAAGGCTGTATGGTGGTCTGTGGGGGCGGATCTCGAACGGAGTGAATGCAGCCAGAGTCCTTTGAGTCTCAAaagcttgtttttcttttttttttttttcttttttttttgcgcaAAGTGAAGCTGTGCTGCCCTCTgttgtttagagagagagagcaggccgGGCCTCGCAGCAGCACATCCTGACAGTTTAAAATGTCACCAGCAAATCCTGCTTCTCCTCACTCTATGCAAATACTGGGCTGGTCTCTAATCCTCTCTGTCAGTCAGgaagtgtgtgtctctctgtatgtgtgtgtgtggcagtttcATATCCCTTTGCATCTGTTGAAACAGTTAAAATACTAGTACGTGGATTGTAACTCTGCTTTATGTCTTTGTCTTCTCGACAACGAAGCTTACAGACTTcattcaaaacagaaaaaaatacagtatctaTAATGCATTACCAACAATATTCTGTTCTCTACCTGTTGGACTGTTGGGACAATTTCTCtcacatgcatgctcacacataaCAAATCATCCACTAGATTTCATACAGAACTGAAACCTACAGTAGTAAATTGCGCTGTTACAAAACCCTCTTTGTTTCCAACTGAAGAGCTCTTCTTATGGCATCAGAAGATACAGGTACCGCATTATCTGGAAAATATCCCCCTGTTTTATTATGTGCCTGTGTAAGCTTTTGTCTGATCAGTCTTTGTGCACAGGTTTCAGCTTCTTTAGTGGATTTCAGCGTCTTTAGTGGATTTGTAAATGACTGTGGGCTGTGGTCATGTACTCACTGCAGTCTACAGATAGAAGAAATACCTTTTGTTACAGTACAATTGTCGGTATGCGTCCCTCTGAAGGTTGAAAGAAATTTGTGGATaacaaacaagaaagaaatggaaactgtgaaatgtgaaatttgTGGATAACGAacgagaaagaaatggaaactGTGAAATGCATCGTCTTATCCTTCGCAGAGATTCTGTAGCTCTGATTGTAACCCAGCGGTTCCTCATCGCTCCTCTCCCCTAAAAACCTTTCCTCCTTCACACCTCCTCTTGATCTAACCCCCTGCTCCTTTCCTTtaccctctccttcctctctctgatcCCCTTCTACTCCTGTTTTTAACACCCGttcctatcctctctctctccccccccccccttccttccttccttccttccctccttccctccatcccgcTTCCCACAGATGAGCCGACCAGCCCCGGCGCCGATTTGCGCGCCCGCCACGTGCCGGCGTCCTCCGTGGTGTCCAGCGGCATGAGTTCGGCGCCCGCCGTGGTCACCAGCCCCGCCTCCCCCACCTTCACCTTCCCCCTCACTAGGCTCTTCTCACACGACTGCAGTgagtgaccccccccccccccccctccctccccctcctccctcctcctctgatctGTTAGTGTTTACCTGCGATGTAGAAGCCCCCTCCTTATCGTTCAGCGAGGGGCGGCGATGCATGCGCGAGACTGTCAAAACCTCTTCAATCTCTGGACTGTGTGTGGTTGCTGTAATTGGTTGTGATTGCAAGAGCGTGTAAgggcctctctgctctcctttttGTTTATTCCGTTTTTTGCATGTTGGATTTGTAAAGTGCATGTTTGACGTGAAGAAAGTTGTGTACAGAAGGTGTTTCTTATGCAGTATTGTTCCTTTTTTTTACCAGTGCATGACGGCCAAAAGACTGTGCCACACTTACATTCAGTCTGGCTTGAATTCTGGTTTTAACTAGACAGACCTAAACTTGCATGATACAGTTTGTGCTCAGACCGACGGAGCCCAAATGCATGACAGCCCGTCCTTTCAGAGGCTACACCTGCATGCCAGTGGTGAGCGAAGTGACCACAGATGATCTAATCTAACCCCACCCGCAAGCCCATCTCCCCACCGCCCATCCTCACCACCTCGCCCACTCACCCATCCACCCAGCCTCCTCCGCCTCTCACTTCCTCCCTCACTGCCCCCCGCCTCTTAATCCAATACCAACAAACGCTGGTGATTGGCATTACATCaacattctgtctttctttctttctttctttctctctttctttctttgtctttctatttgtttctctctccctcttgctgtccctctctctctcgttcattCATCCTCTCACTGAGCAGGCAGTATTAAATCCAGTCGCCGTTCCTCCTATCTTCTAGCCATCACCACGGAGCGCTCCAAGTCATGTGACGAGGGACTCAACACGTTCAGAGAGGAGGGGCGCGTCTTCTCGTGAGTATTCTGGCACTGAGACGCTGGTTATTCAAGGGGATTAAAGTCACTATCTGTAAAATAACATGTGCAGGCTGTCAGCCATTTTGACAATTTCCCTCATCTTGTGTTATTGTTCTGCACAGGAGGCTACCGAAGAGAGTTAAGAGTTTCTTCACAGATGGGGTGAGTTCTCGTTCTTGGACTAACGTACAGCGGACATCAAAAGTCTACGCATCCTTTGAAATGTTCCTAATCTGAACCTCTCAGCAATAAATCTCTCGAACATTTATTGCTGAGACTCTGCACACTGAGATACACTGTGctaaaaataatcttttaatCGATCTAATTAGAATCTACAACATGCAACTTTTTGCCGTGAGTCAgcaaagtgtattgttagtcccgccctcctccccctcacttGGTTAAGTTCCCGCCGCAACACTTGTCACTTATCTTGTTGAGCTGTCTgctttgaaacagcatctagcctgaggctgaggacACCAGCAtctgtaaagcctccacaggtgtTGAAGTGGCAGACGATGAacgcagccaatctgcaatatAAAAAGCAACGCTGATGTTCGCTGTGTTTTAGAGCGGGTCTTGTCTGCCGCAGATTTAGCCTCGCGTTTTTTTTCGTTTCTTACCGCTTTTCGacattgttgttgctgctgcgtCTTCCACGCCCATACAACACTCGCCCAGAACAAATGATATTCGCCTCAAAATGTCCCAAACATAATTGAAAAGCCAATTGCAGGCAAATGACGGGATAtgaacatacagacagacacaaactaaCATAAAAAGaattgcatattgcagctttaaataagtTTCAGGTGAAGACACATTAGCATGTTTTGTTAAACCTTAAAGATATAAGTGATATGCACAGTTATGCGACCAATACATTGTCAAAAtcgaatacattttcatttaaagcaTTATCAGAAATGAGTAGCCTTTAGTTTTTGCCTTGATTTTGCTGGTTATCATAcccaaatgaaagtgaaaaaggtTTAAAGATATAATGGCTTTTCATTTCAGGCATCAAGGCAATAAAAGCTATAAAATTTGAAAGGGTGTCTAGACTTACGATATGCACTGTAGCTTTTTGAATGCTATAGTAGACTGCACTTAATATCAAGAAAAGCAGAGCTGaaagttgctgtgtgtgtgtgtgttgcagtctcTGGACAACCTTGGGACAGCGGAGGAGGTGCGCTCCAAACGCCACTCCACCTCGGAGCTGGGCAGCATCACCTACAGCGACGTGCGACGAGAAGGATGGCTGCACTACAAACAGATCCTCACTGAGAAGGGCAAGGTGGGCAGACAGACCTGGGAAGGAATGAACAAAGGCAGAAAAGCATGAAAAGCAAGACCTACGCATATAAAATCAAACGGTCTTTCCTGGTTTCCTTCCCATCTCGACTTTCTATCTcttttctccctgtttgtcgTTACAGAAGGTGGGCAGCGGCATGCGTCCGTGGAAGCGGGTGTTTTCGGTGCTTCGGTCCCATTCGCTGTTCCTCTACAAGGACAAGAGGGAGGCGGTCCTTCGCGGGGCCACTATCGGAGGCGGGGCCGAGGACGACCAGCCGATCAGCATCCGGGGCTGCCTGGTGGACATAGCGTACAGCGAGACCAAGCGAAAGCACGCCCTGCGACTGACCACCCAGGACTTCTGCGAGTACCTGCTGCAGGCGGAGGACAGGGAGGACATGCTGGACTGGATAAAGGTCATCAGGGAGAACAGCAAGACGGACAGCGAGGTCAGAGGGCAAAACCTTTCACCGCTAACTCTTTCTTCCACACTCTGCCTGAATTCTGGCTTTATTTAAGAAAAGCTCACAGTGTTGAAATGcagatgtttgtgtttgttgcagGAGCTTGGCTTTTCCAGACAGGCCCTGATCAGTAAGAAACTGAATGATTACAGAAAACAGAGGTGAGACACATGACAAGTATTGTACTTAAATATAATGATTCTGTCATTACCACTTGTGTCTGTTCCTGTTATGTCTTGTTCCTGTTATCCTGGCTGATAGTTTGTATCcaacccgtctctctgtctccccctgcagTCCGACAGGCAGCAAGCCGGACTCCTCTCCCAGAGTGCCCCGGATGAAGCCTCCCTTCCTGCTGGCCAAGATGGAGAACGCTGCCGGGGCGCCGCGCTCCCCCAAGCCTGAGGGCAAAGGTCAGTGTcagggacagaaaaaaacaatcacactgGCAATGACTTCCACTGCATGTGGAGCGGCGTTAGGCTCGTTACTTAAAGAGAGCAATGTATTACTCACTAGTCATTACGCACAAGTAATATTTGAAAAGTaatattgttattttacttATTACCCCCTGGGaacagtaatttgttacactactcgGTTTATTACTTTTATGTTACACCCCCAAAATTGGCGATTGCAACCTCTCTCACCTTCAAACATTGTGATAACTAAATTACCTCTCCTGTGGATGATCAAGGAAACCAAACAGCATTGATGTCCACTGTCATCCTtttgataaaatcaaagtaatgggaaaactTCCAGGCCGAGGAAGTAaatttttctgccatttctgcTTTAAGCTGGCTTTCACTGAGGGGATGATGACCAAAATTAACATAGGGGTGGCATAGTTTTATAATTCAACTTGATATTTAGAGGGAGCAATAACAAAAGCAATGACTTAATTCTTAATTGGTAACTGTAttgctgaaattgaaatttgttacactactcaCTAGCAGggaaagtaataataatactgtaatgCGTCTCTACCCAACACTGAAGTGTCATGATAAA encodes:
- the arhgap23a gene encoding rho GTPase-activating protein 23 isoform X7 translates to MGQNQLDNWSRWPGSSSPSSPLDNRSGVGSPASWQEGRAGEPGGVGHSSPAHRTEEIQYGMTSQQPQGQTRGRSYSSSSSSGGLLSSPLQVHYPNHNTASSSQAQPRKSSPAWTSPPPPQLSHGRTERCQQALSDWYYSQLPERSGRSMQTRHRSYSQDRLSETRRQHQRTGGWPHSASQDTLLLLQQSGPGPHGDPYWSYVDWEGASGRGHPASNYARTRSENLLAQYDRYGRSLETLDHPAAGLVSPRFERPSWHQQAPQPPPRTEAYPRQGSHYGAAQAPPTSRHTQSHPKHHPQAHTQAHAQPQPQPQQAAPQSRRLPPGQSMDDQPVGYRSYSPSFYRKTGRIMQQAHSFRDPSYSGPHLNWNPTPKTSPPEAAPVPAITSTASPLASTTPEPQDRAYRPTNHERERGSVEGQAELVAQTQEVVLRQKPPTGRRNAHGMRHPHYALPMDGLEPPLFSPEPQDSASAPRPAADGAPRKPNGSLAPLPIEDDSLASIPFIDEPTSPGADLRARHVPASSVVSSGMSSAPAVVTSPASPTFTFPLTRLFSHDCSSIKSSRRSSYLLAITTERSKSCDEGLNTFREEGRVFSRLPKRVKSFFTDGSLDNLGTAEEVRSKRHSTSELGSITYSDVRREGWLHYKQILTEKGKKVGSGMRPWKRVFSVLRSHSLFLYKDKREAVLRGATIGGGAEDDQPISIRGCLVDIAYSETKRKHALRLTTQDFCEYLLQAEDREDMLDWIKVIRENSKTDSEELGFSRQALISKKLNDYRKQSPTGSKPDSSPRVPRMKPPFLLAKMENAAGAPRSPKPEGKDESSPPKSPWGINIMKKSKKAGPKAFGVRLEECQPGANNKFIPMIVEICCGLVEEMGLEYTGIYRVPGNNAMVSALQDQLNKGIDINPTEEKWQDLNVVSSLLKSFFRKLPEPLFTDDKYNDFIDANRMESASDRLKTMNKLIRDLPDHYYHTLKFLIGHLKTVADHSDKNKMEPRNLALVFGPTLVRTSEDNMTDMVTHMPDRYKIVETLIQHHDWFFNEELDKDEKTPVDTEDVQPAPNIDHLLSNIGRTALLGEASDSTNSDSAKSKGSWGSKRDLTAKDFLTLSIMSAVTGRKRRKRHNARLLGSSTDDDSEHEPIKAGHLGAEEGEEEAESPVGDTAPRAEGEEDDDEEEEEEEEEEEDEEVVEGGVKEEVEEEVVVVVPSRPCRKEEEEEEEGGQAAMLLHEEEEVRAGVKGPPWRAPEDARSIVSGYSTLSTLGRSLVSEGRGDDADDEHSELVSETDNESGFASRSLTQERPDKHPPTPTPTPTNTNTNTNTNTNTNTNTNTNTNTNTQPPAAPRSFLYTHYKPHVLSPTALLAPPTPLTHTQDPGERSEGGARSTTPSSSSFSSSSTTHKLHSRPSFNSHKLIQCDTLARKKLKGEKAKARSLDLLELSGASAPGDGAEGAPRARRDTSRTNPSSGSSQESLRPGRPRPALPPSEAASFTPTGQGAGRGSLAEQVRARLLGSADDLRSVGLRKPLSPETRRKRRAWRRHTVVVSPTEASEKRPPLTVSEFPLSPATPNQAKPPGPHDPQGLDPGPAARRAPASRFHQYL